From Xiphophorus maculatus strain JP 163 A chromosome 12, X_maculatus-5.0-male, whole genome shotgun sequence, the proteins below share one genomic window:
- the LOC102224626 gene encoding nuclear factor 7, brain-like, with amino-acid sequence MAERALLERFLSCHVCSETFRDPVSLSCNHSFCSSCLEKFWEQTGNKNCPICLRRSSKDVPYVKFTLKELADYFTGRQKSGSSETETGEKQLMVVCSKHQDPKLFCEDEQRAVCPVCDFSLHQSHKVVPIEQAVRDLKEQLKSDLKSLQDKRNKHKEDKIYDDVIQHSKKQLLSTERQIRAEFNKLHQFLREEEESRLAALREEEEQKRKTISREMKRIEEQISSLSDSISAVEEELQKDNLSFLSSYKATQSRARGQRSLPDPQLVSGALIDVAQHLGNLSFRVWEKMKGKVKFSPVILDPNTASPWIHLSDDLTRVRHGGKWQQLPDNPERNTEYPNVFGSEGFSSGKHSWEVKVGDHPDWVIGLAKESVDRKGETFASPKYGFWCLWHRDGKYTNDFNKTLTVNKSLQRIRVQLDYDRGEVSFYDSEDKSHIYTHRETFTEKLFAYLAVYISENAKTSEIKICETEISF; translated from the exons ATGGCAGAGAGAGCTCTTCTTGAACGTTTCCTGAGCTGCCATGTCTGTTCAGAGACTTTCAGAGATCCTGTGTCTCTGAGCTGCAACCACAGCTTCTGTTCAAGCTGCCTGGAGAAATTCTGGGAACAAACTGGAAACAAGAACTGTCCCATCTGTTTAAGAAGATCTTCTAAGGATGTCCCATATGTTAAGTTCACTCTGAAGGAactggctgattatttcactggAAGACAGAAATCTGGATCAtcagagacagaaacaggaGAAAAGCAGCTGATGGTGGTCTGCAGTAAACACCAAGATCCTaaactgttctgtgaagacgAGCAGAGAgctgtgtgtcctgtctgtgaCTTTTCTCTCCACCAGAGTCACAAAGTGGTTCCTATTGAACAAGCAGTCAGAGATCTGAAGGAGCAGCTGAAATCTGACTTAAAGTCTCTGCAGGACAAAaggaacaaacacaaagaagat AAAATATATGATGATGTGATTCAACACTCCAAGAAGCAGCTGCTGTCCACAGAGAGACAGATCAGAGCAGAGTTCAACAAGCTCCACCAGTtcctgagagaggaagaggagtccAGACTGGCAGCtctgagggaggaagaggagcagaagaggaAGACTATCAGCAGAGAGATGAAGAGGATTGAGGAGCAGATCTCCTCTCTGTCAGACAGTATCTCTGCTGTTGAAGAAGAGCTGCAGAAAGACAACCTGTCGTTCCTCAGCAGTTATAAAGCCACTCAGAGCAgagccagaggtcagaggtcactgcCAGATCCACAGCTGGTGTCAGGAGCTCTGATAGATGTGGCCCAACACCTGGGCAACCTGTCCTTCAGAGTCTGGGAGAAGATGAAGGGCAAGGTGAAGTTCAGTCCCGTCATTCTGGACCCAAACACTGCAAGTCCATGGATCCATCTGTCTGATGATCTGACCAGGGTGAGACATGGAGGCAAATGGCAGCAGCTTCCTGATAATCCAGAGAGAAACACTGAGTACCCCAATGTTTTTGGTTCTGAGGGCTTCAGCTCAGGGAAACACAGCTGGGAGGTAAAGGTGGGAGATCATCCTGACTGGGTCATTGGTTTGGCtaaagaatctgttgacaggaagGGAGAGACATTTGCTTCACCAAAATATGGATTCTGGTGTTTATGGCATCGTGATGGAAAATACACTAATGATTTTAATAAGACTCTGACAGTGAATAAAAGTCTCCAGAGGATCAGAGTCCAGCTGGACTATGACAGAGGGGAGGTTTCCTTCTACGACTCTGAAGACAAGAGTCACATCTACACTCACAGAGAAACTTTCACTGAGAAACTCTTTGCTTATTTAGCTGTTTATATTTCTGAGAATGCTAAAACTTCTGAGATCAAAATCTGTGAAactgagatttctttttaa